One Castanea sativa cultivar Marrone di Chiusa Pesio chromosome 4, ASM4071231v1 DNA window includes the following coding sequences:
- the LOC142631346 gene encoding inositol transporter 1 yields the protein MTLTLESMPGSSGYLDMYPERKISYFKNPYVLGLTFVAGIGGLLFGYDTGVISGALLYIKDDFEVVRESYFLQETIVSMALVGAIIGATTGGWLNDSYGRKKATLISDIIFAVGAVVMAAAPDPYVLILGRLLVGLGVGVASVTAPVYIAEASPSEIRGGLVSTNVLMITGGQFISYLVNLAFTEVPGTWRWMLGASGVPAIIQFILMIFLPESPRWLFMKNDKSKAISVLSKIYDFARLEDEIDYLTAQVEEERQKRANVRYLDVFRIKEIRLAFVVGAGLQAFQQFTGINTVMYYSPTIVQMAGFENNQLALLLSLIVAAMNAAGTILGIYLIDHFGRRKLALSSLAGVFVSLVILSVSFFFESSSSSGIYGWLAILGLALYIAFFSPGMGPVPWTVNSEIYPESYRGICGGMSATVNWISNLIVAQSFLSVVDAVGTGPTFLILAVVAVVAFVFVIVLLPETQGLTFEEVENIWKERARGREQGTQSLLEEGDES from the exons ATGACGCTGACGCTGGAGTCGATGCCGGGGAGCTCGGGGTACTTGGACATGTACCCGGAGCGAAAAATTTCGTATTTCAAGAATCCGTACGTGCTCGGATTGACTTTCGTCGCCGGCATCGGTGGCTTGCTCTTCGGCTACGACACTG GTGTGATATCAGGAGCCCTTCTGTATATTAAAGATGATTTTGAGGTGGTCAGGGAGAGTTATTTCCTACAG GAAACAATTGTCAGCATGGCCTTGGTTGGTGCAATTATTGGAGCAACAACGGGGGGTTGGTTAAATGATTCTTATGGACGGAAGAAGGCTACTCTTATTTCTGATATTATCTTTGCTGTTGGAGCAGTTGTCATGGCTGCCGCGCCGGATCCATATGTTCTTATATTGGGACGACTTCTTGTTGGCCTGGGTGTTGGTGTAGCATCTGTGACTGCTCCTGTGTATATTGCGGAAGCATCACCATCAGAAATAAGGGGAGGTCTGGTGAGCACAAATGTGCTTATGATAACTGGTGGACAGTTTATTTCCTACCTTGTAAATCTTGCTTTTACAGAG GTCCCTGGGACATGGCGATGGATGCTTGGAGCTTCAGGCGTGCCTGCCATCATTCAGTTCATTCTTATGATCTTTCTGCCAGAGTCTCCCCGGTGGCTTTTTATGAAG AATGATAAATCTAAAGCCATTTCTGTGCTTTCTAAAATTTACGACTTTGCCCGCTTAGAGGATGAAATTGATTACCTTACTGCTCAAGTAGAGGAGGAACGCCAGAAAAGAGCCAATGTCAGATACTTGGACGtttttagaataaaagaaatcaGGCTTGCATTTGTGGTTGGGGCTGGACTACAG GCATTTCAGCAGTTTACTGGTATCAACACAGTCATGTACTACAGCCCAACAATTGTCCAGATGGCTGGCTTTGAAAACAACCAGTTAGCCCTTCTCCTGTCCCTTATTGTTGCTGCCATGAATGCTGCTGGAACAATTTTAGGCATTTACCTTATTGACCATTTTGGGCGGAGAAAGTTAGCCCTCTCAAGCTTAGCTGGTGTATTTGTATCCCTTGTTATCCTTTCTGTGTCATTTTTTTTCGAATCATCCAGTTCAAGTGGAATATATGGGTGGTTGGCAATTTTAGGCTTAGCCCTGTACATTGCTTTCTTCTCACCTGGGATGGGACCTGTGCCGTGGACTGTCAACTCAGAGATATATCCTGAATCATATCGTGGGATATGTGGGGGAATGTCGGCTACTGTGAATTGGATTTCGAATCTAATAGTGGCCCAGTcttttctttcagttgttgatgCTGTGGGGACTGGTCCAACTTTCTTGATTCTTGCCGTTGTGGCTGTAGTTgcatttgtgtttgtgattgtgCTGTTGCCAGAAACACAGGGATTGACATTTGAGGAAGTGGAGAATATCTGGAAGGAGAGGGCTCGGGGCAGAGAGCAAGGCACACAAAGCCTGCTTGAGGAGGGAGATGAGTCCTAG